The Amycolatopsis umgeniensis DNA segment ACCGCGGTGGGGTCATCTTCGAGGTTCACTCGCTCGCGTCTGACCTGCTGGCTCTCCGGCTTGCTTTGGAGCGCGCTCCAGGTCCTAGCGTCGGTGGCGTTCGTCAGCCCTTCGAGGTTCCGCTCGGTCCGCTGGGCAGGAGGAGTATCCGCGCATGATCACCCGAACCACGCTCGGCTCGCCCGGTCTCACCGTCAGCGCGATGGGCTTGGGATGTATGGGGATGAGCGAGAGCTACGGCGCCGCCGACTGGGACGGCGGCCTTGCCGCCATCGACCGGGCCCTGGAACTGGGCGTCACGTTCCTGGACACCGCCGACGCCTACGGCACCGGGCACAACGAGGTGCTGGTGGGCCGGGCCGTCCACGGCCGCCGGGAGCGGGTGCAGCTGGCCACCGAGTTCGGCATCGACCGCAGCGCCGGCGACAGGGCACGCCGCATCCGTGGTGCCCGGGACTACGTGCTGCGCGCCTGCGACGCCTCGCTGCTGCGGCTGGGCGCCTGGACCTGTCCGCCGCCAACCCCATCCAGTGGGCGTTCGACGTACCGGGGCAGGTACGGGCAGGGCGACGTCGTCCGAGGCCCGTACGCCCAGGCCGCCGGCGCACCGATCCACCCCGCCGACTTCGCGGGCATCGCCGTG contains these protein-coding regions:
- a CDS encoding aldo/keto reductase; its protein translation is MITRTTLGSPGLTVSAMGLGCMGMSESYGAADWDGGLAAIDRALELGVTFLDTADAYGTGHNEVLVGRAVHGRRERVQLATEFGIDRSAGDRARRIRGARDYVLRACDASLLRLGAWTCPPPTPSSGRSTYRGRYGQGDVVRGPYAQAAGAPIHPADFAGIAVAALTDDAHAGRTYPVTGPQSLTHAEQIALLAEALDRPLRYEELPVEQARTAMGPPTSCSTTGPATSTARHRSPTPSKGSPADRAAPMPQWAKDYRGDFLN